CGATCATCTCCATCGATCTCTCCTTTCTCGATTTTGGCCATGGCCCGGAAGTATTCCTCCTTCCGGGTTTTGTCGGTGAGCCGGGCATACCTGCCGGTCATCTCGATGTCCTGGTGCCCCAGAAGTTTTTGAAGGCATTCCAAACGCATCCCGGCGTTGAGCAACTCGGAGGCGTAGGTATGGCGAAGCGAATGCACCGTGTAACCCTTGTCAGTAAGCTTGGCTCGGGTGAGGTACTTTTTGAAGCGGCTTGCAGCGGCGCTGTAGCAGAGGGGCCGGTCGGTCTGGCCGTAAAAGAGAAACTGCTTCCCGGGGTCCCGTCGCTTGAGCCAGCGCTTTAAGGCGAAGAAGGCATCATCCGAGAAGTAGACCACCCTCCCCATGCTGTTTTTCTCTCCCTGGAAGAGATGAACCTTTCGATCCCGAAGATCGATATCATTGAGGGTGAGGCCGAGGGCTTCACCGATCCTGATCCCCGTCCTTAAGAGTAACAGGATCAGGGCCCGGTCCCGGGTGTTGTGGATCGCACAGAGGAGCTTTCGCAGATCCTTGGGGGCGA
The nucleotide sequence above comes from Syntrophorhabdaceae bacterium. Encoded proteins:
- a CDS encoding tyrosine-type recombinase/integrase is translated as MTQTQASIHEPSESAVSGEHRAQTPVNHILERLSPLEFPAKDQLANYLRHKSRLNHKRRTLDSSFTSTRLFLDFYRELGKEDLKDLERGDLEAFIEHEQDRGLKISTVKTRMASLMAFLHFLVEQDLIPATATKKTIRFKLPDALPRAIAPKDLRKLLCAIHNTRDRALILLLLRTGIRIGEALGLTLNDIDLRDRKVHLFQGEKNSMGRVVYFSDDAFFALKRWLKRRDPGKQFLFYGQTDRPLCYSAAASRFKKYLTRAKLTDKGYTVHSLRHTYASELLNAGMRLECLQKLLGHQDIEMTGRYARLTDKTRKEEYFRAMAKIEKGEIDGDDR